A single Aminobacterium mobile DSM 12262 DNA region contains:
- a CDS encoding LeuA family protein, producing the protein MKLLENMPMEGAPYFSDEKWVSPMNFMPEVKGKETSESVYIHDVTLRDGEQTCGLNWTEDERVDIAVALNDLGVKSIEVGMPIISDDIGRAIARLVKMNLKAELIPFCRARRDDIESAAKTGVEKVIIEHAVNPYTDYYAYHVDTEKLIDRIVSNIEYAKSLGLKVTFMGWDVTRGTLEYAKKIYKAVVDAVHPEAVVFTDSFGVATPHAVYRAVRELKEELKIPVEFHVHNEFGMAMGSVMAAAYAGVSGIHSSINALGERTGNVATEEVAAALELLLNIHTGIDLKKIDSITKMVEKITQIPIHRNKPITGTRLFWMESGVVVQAKTRLEEAGIQAAMFPYLPSVVGREEANIVIGGSSGKDSISLFLDKLALPYEEDDLQPLTDRVKALGREKRDVVSEEEFKRLYEEYKNEK; encoded by the coding sequence ATGAAGCTACTGGAAAATATGCCTATGGAGGGAGCACCATACTTTAGCGATGAAAAATGGGTTTCTCCCATGAATTTCATGCCTGAAGTAAAAGGAAAAGAGACTTCTGAATCTGTTTATATCCATGATGTAACCCTTCGCGATGGAGAACAGACGTGTGGCTTGAACTGGACTGAAGACGAGCGAGTGGACATTGCAGTTGCCCTTAATGACCTTGGCGTAAAAAGCATTGAGGTGGGAATGCCCATCATTTCTGACGATATTGGCCGAGCCATTGCCCGTCTGGTAAAGATGAACTTGAAGGCTGAGCTTATTCCTTTCTGCAGAGCTCGTCGTGATGATATTGAGAGTGCTGCTAAGACAGGTGTTGAAAAAGTCATTATAGAACACGCTGTTAATCCTTATACAGACTATTATGCCTATCACGTGGATACGGAAAAACTCATCGATCGTATCGTCAGTAATATTGAGTATGCAAAATCCCTTGGCTTGAAAGTTACCTTTATGGGATGGGATGTAACCCGTGGCACTCTTGAGTACGCCAAGAAAATCTATAAGGCCGTAGTCGATGCGGTACATCCTGAAGCAGTAGTTTTTACAGATAGCTTTGGTGTGGCCACTCCTCATGCCGTTTATCGCGCCGTTCGTGAGCTTAAAGAAGAACTGAAGATTCCCGTAGAGTTCCACGTGCACAACGAGTTCGGCATGGCCATGGGGTCTGTTATGGCTGCTGCCTATGCCGGTGTTTCGGGCATTCATTCTTCTATTAATGCTTTAGGCGAACGAACAGGAAACGTAGCTACAGAAGAGGTTGCGGCAGCTTTAGAACTGTTGCTGAACATCCATACAGGTATCGACCTGAAGAAAATAGACAGCATTACCAAGATGGTAGAGAAAATAACACAGATTCCTATTCACAGAAATAAGCCTATAACAGGTACGCGCCTATTCTGGATGGAGTCTGGAGTTGTTGTACAGGCGAAAACTCGTCTGGAAGAAGCAGGGATTCAGGCAGCTATGTTCCCTTATCTACCAAGTGTGGTCGGCCGTGAAGAGGCAAATATCGTTATAGGTGGATCTAGCGGAAAGGATAGCATATCTCTGTTCCTTGATAAGCTTGCCCTTCCTTACGAGGAAGATGATCTTCAGCCTTTAACTGATCGAGTGAAAGCTCTTGGTCGGGAAAAAAGAGACGTAGTTTCCGAAGAAGAGTTTAAACGCTTGTACGAGGAGTATAAAAACGAGAAGTAA
- a CDS encoding ABC transporter ATP-binding protein, with the protein MSLLSIENLSVTYNGIYALRNVNIRIEEGEVVSVLGPNGAGKSTLLRTISGLVRPEEGGDILFRGQSILGLQPHKVAKAGIAHVPEGRQVFPELSVQENLEVASALLKPASKRASEIEQVYELFPELGRRKKQFAGTMSGGEQQMLAIGRAMVSGNELIMVDEPSMGLAPVVVIRIFKTLKEIMEKRKLTLLLVEQNAKLSLPLSDRIYILSQGAITLEGSAEELKNQDTIQNMYFAKK; encoded by the coding sequence ATGAGTCTCTTATCGATCGAAAACCTCTCAGTAACATATAACGGAATTTATGCTCTCCGAAACGTAAATATTCGAATAGAAGAGGGAGAAGTCGTTTCGGTTCTTGGTCCTAACGGGGCTGGAAAATCTACATTACTGCGCACTATTTCCGGCTTGGTTCGACCTGAAGAAGGTGGGGATATTCTCTTTAGGGGACAGTCTATTCTAGGGTTGCAGCCTCATAAAGTTGCGAAGGCAGGTATAGCCCATGTCCCTGAAGGACGACAGGTTTTTCCTGAGCTCAGTGTCCAAGAGAACTTAGAAGTGGCGTCAGCTCTGTTGAAACCAGCGTCTAAAAGGGCTTCGGAAATTGAACAGGTTTACGAGCTCTTCCCCGAACTCGGACGTCGTAAAAAGCAGTTTGCCGGAACCATGAGTGGTGGAGAGCAGCAGATGCTGGCTATTGGTCGAGCCATGGTTTCTGGGAATGAGTTGATCATGGTAGACGAGCCTTCCATGGGACTGGCACCTGTTGTTGTTATTCGTATCTTTAAGACGTTGAAAGAGATTATGGAAAAAAGAAAACTTACACTTTTGCTGGTAGAGCAGAATGCCAAGCTTTCTCTTCCTCTCAGTGACAGAATTTATATCTTGTCTCAAGGCGCTATTACTCTTGAAGGCAGTGCAGAAGAGCTTAAAAATCAGGATACGATCCAAAATATGTACTTCGCAAAGAAGTGA
- a CDS encoding branched-chain amino acid ABC transporter permease, whose translation MKLSRKFFIIIGVLLLLSYPMVETKDFRVFLTNRALLHAILVSGLVFLTGFAGQISLGQAGFYAIGAYGTALLTTRLGLPIPVGIVGGILLSLAAGLILSIPSFSLKAFFLSLVTISFGQVVWMLVLNAIPLTGGPGGLFGIPQFHIGEHFFDNRAYYYVFLAILCISILLMYRIKHSYIGRAMFAINDDEVAAESCGISSKKAKIFAFGFASSLAGLAGALYAHFAGFLSPEPFTFGESSNFVAMAVVGGLKHMGGGIIGGVGLTFLPELLKFKGWETYYMLFTSLIAILFVVLLPTGLGPYFSKLFNKIFGSKNDMTQTLHHVRGLNR comes from the coding sequence ATGAAACTTTCACGTAAATTTTTTATTATAATAGGGGTATTGTTGCTCCTTAGCTATCCCATGGTAGAGACGAAAGATTTTAGGGTTTTCCTTACGAATAGGGCGCTGCTTCACGCTATTCTTGTTTCGGGGCTTGTTTTCCTAACAGGATTTGCTGGGCAGATATCCTTGGGACAAGCGGGTTTTTATGCTATCGGTGCTTATGGGACGGCTCTTTTGACAACTCGCCTGGGTCTCCCTATCCCCGTAGGTATTGTTGGCGGTATCTTACTCAGCCTTGCGGCGGGACTGATTTTGAGTATTCCTTCTTTCTCGTTGAAAGCCTTCTTTTTGTCTCTTGTCACTATTTCTTTTGGGCAAGTTGTGTGGATGCTCGTTCTGAATGCGATTCCTCTTACAGGCGGGCCTGGCGGCTTGTTCGGTATTCCTCAGTTCCATATAGGCGAACATTTCTTTGATAACAGAGCCTATTACTATGTGTTCCTTGCCATTCTCTGTATTTCTATTCTTTTAATGTACCGTATAAAACACTCTTATATAGGTCGAGCCATGTTTGCCATTAATGACGACGAAGTGGCAGCAGAGTCTTGTGGCATCAGTTCGAAGAAGGCAAAGATTTTTGCTTTTGGTTTTGCTTCCTCTCTGGCAGGTTTGGCTGGAGCTCTCTATGCTCACTTTGCCGGCTTCCTCAGCCCGGAGCCTTTTACATTCGGAGAGTCTTCGAACTTTGTTGCTATGGCGGTAGTAGGCGGGCTAAAACACATGGGCGGTGGAATTATTGGCGGCGTAGGTCTTACATTTCTTCCTGAGCTTCTTAAGTTCAAAGGGTGGGAAACCTACTATATGCTTTTCACTTCCTTAATAGCGATTTTGTTCGTTGTTTTGCTTCCTACAGGCCTTGGCCCCTATTTTTCGAAACTTTTCAATAAGATTTTTGGCAGCAAGAACGATATGACGCAGACCTTGCATCATGTAAGGGGGCTGAACCGATGA
- a CDS encoding CCA tRNA nucleotidyltransferase, with the protein MALCRALRLIRLFAKEGKRAWLVGGAVRDLLMGRTSFSDMDVAVEGEEGEIQNIFPHAIFVGKKGKRTGIIFFEGEHVDIFPLGSYPLEEDLGRRDFTVNAIAIDGEGDVYDPFGGLIDLEKGLLRFNGDPVERLKDDPIRTLRLCRFSASLSLKIDEDSSNAVKAFAPLIPPIPGERIGHEVLKALDGDALLFFRLVSSHQLMPVFFPFLEVLKDQRLVFGDHYEGGRLLHSLLSLQSAQNIHAESAVQMAALLHHVGCPSVEKYLIDWAWPAALRNEIEMLVKYHSLLLSPLSLETAVSINGELGAHIVEKLFLLARAILAASGKSDELCRKNRILYSATAARLFCADFLPDGDELMSMLNVEEGPLIGILKVGLRQAVAKKEIRSREDVVKWLEKNTPDGGVPTSK; encoded by the coding sequence ATGGCTTTATGCCGAGCCTTACGGCTTATCCGTCTTTTCGCTAAGGAAGGCAAACGTGCCTGGCTTGTGGGTGGTGCAGTGAGAGATTTATTGATGGGACGCACTTCCTTTTCTGACATGGATGTAGCTGTTGAAGGAGAGGAAGGAGAAATTCAGAATATTTTTCCCCACGCTATTTTTGTTGGAAAGAAGGGGAAGCGAACTGGCATAATCTTTTTTGAGGGAGAGCACGTGGATATTTTCCCCCTCGGCTCATATCCTCTTGAAGAAGATTTGGGGAGGCGGGATTTTACGGTAAATGCCATAGCTATAGATGGAGAGGGGGACGTGTATGATCCTTTTGGAGGGCTGATAGATTTAGAAAAGGGGCTTCTTCGCTTTAACGGCGATCCTGTGGAGCGTCTTAAGGATGACCCCATTCGAACATTGCGTCTCTGCCGCTTTTCAGCCTCGCTGAGTTTAAAAATAGATGAAGATTCTTCCAATGCTGTGAAGGCTTTTGCCCCCCTTATTCCGCCTATTCCTGGGGAACGAATTGGGCATGAAGTTCTGAAAGCTCTTGATGGAGATGCCTTGCTTTTTTTCCGATTGGTGAGCAGTCATCAACTTATGCCTGTTTTTTTCCCTTTCCTTGAAGTTTTGAAAGATCAGCGCCTTGTTTTTGGTGACCACTATGAAGGAGGGAGGCTCCTTCATTCACTTCTTTCCCTTCAGTCGGCTCAAAACATTCATGCGGAAAGCGCCGTACAAATGGCGGCATTGCTTCATCATGTAGGCTGTCCGTCTGTAGAAAAATATTTAATTGATTGGGCATGGCCGGCTGCTCTTCGCAACGAAATCGAGATGTTGGTAAAGTATCATTCATTACTGCTGTCTCCCCTCTCTTTAGAAACAGCGGTTTCTATAAATGGAGAGCTAGGGGCACACATAGTTGAAAAGTTGTTCCTTCTTGCTCGTGCAATATTGGCGGCGTCGGGGAAATCTGACGAGTTATGTCGAAAAAACCGTATTCTCTATAGCGCAACGGCAGCTCGGCTATTTTGTGCAGATTTTCTTCCAGATGGTGATGAGCTCATGTCGATGCTCAATGTGGAGGAGGGCCCTCTTATTGGCATTTTGAAAGTAGGGCTTCGTCAAGCTGTGGCTAAAAAAGAGATCCGTAGCCGTGAAGACGTGGTGAAGTGGTTAGAGAAAAACACCCCAGACGGAGGAGTCCCCACATCAAAGTAA
- a CDS encoding ABC transporter ATP-binding protein has product MSILLETQKMTKAFGGVLANNEVDIKITKGAVTALIGPNGSGKTTFINQVSGAMKPTSGSILLEGQDITKLEGFQYARRGIARTFQRINLFNSLSVVENVLTARRKFFGSSLFDIFFATPRLKKEEKEQFDYSMELLKLLGLEKEAFERPTSLPYGKRRALEIARALALEPKLLLLDEPAAGMTKDEFKDIMQIMLLLKKKGITMLLVEHTMEFIREVSDWVYVLNFGQVICEGKFEDVEKDPDVVAAYLGGEDME; this is encoded by the coding sequence ATGAGCATCCTTTTAGAAACTCAAAAAATGACAAAAGCCTTTGGCGGTGTATTGGCCAATAATGAAGTAGATATAAAGATTACAAAAGGGGCGGTAACAGCCCTTATAGGTCCTAACGGGTCAGGAAAAACAACATTTATTAACCAGGTATCAGGAGCTATGAAGCCTACGTCAGGCAGTATCCTTTTGGAAGGACAAGATATTACGAAGCTTGAGGGATTCCAGTACGCTCGCCGTGGAATAGCGAGAACCTTCCAGCGTATAAACCTTTTTAACAGCCTTTCTGTAGTAGAAAATGTGCTGACGGCCCGACGAAAATTTTTTGGATCATCGCTTTTTGATATTTTCTTTGCTACACCTCGGCTTAAAAAAGAGGAGAAGGAACAGTTTGACTATTCCATGGAACTTCTCAAGCTTCTAGGTCTTGAGAAGGAAGCTTTCGAGCGCCCGACCTCTCTGCCTTATGGGAAGCGGAGAGCTTTGGAAATTGCCAGGGCGCTGGCATTGGAACCCAAACTGCTCCTCCTTGACGAACCAGCAGCAGGTATGACGAAAGATGAGTTCAAAGATATTATGCAGATCATGCTCCTTCTTAAAAAGAAGGGAATCACCATGTTGCTTGTGGAACATACTATGGAGTTTATCAGAGAAGTGTCTGATTGGGTGTATGTTCTTAATTTCGGCCAAGTTATTTGCGAAGGGAAATTCGAAGATGTGGAGAAAGATCCTGATGTTGTCGCTGCATATCTGGGTGGGGAGGATATGGAATGA
- a CDS encoding lactate racemase domain-containing protein, whose protein sequence is MEQRYSLTYTKDKELSFTLPEDVVVQQMKSRSGVIAKSPEAICRAVSSALNAPCGKSLEEVLEEKGAPLLLIVDDHTRSTPVKEVLDVLVPRLEQCGLKDSDISIITANGTHREMIPEEVDGKLGEYGKRFKVYQHNCYASESLESYGDLDGIPVLLNKHLKEARTILAVGSTVPHRFCGWSGGGKIITPGLSGYETIFQTHCRALLREQIAPGMYPNWFRTFIDEVGRRAGLSFVVNFVSGAEGYYGVVAGTPDSTLMEGIRIGMEYSCQEFDERFDVAIISSYPASQDLWQSGKGFYIGEHLVPDGGVIILASPLIDGTGDHPEFASALRMSVKEIESLLADRKVSDPLGVSASCAIRKIMETKTLVLVTDNCHVKKEVEEISGIPVCSSIGDALQLVQSKKMRRVALVQDLYVLPLERKK, encoded by the coding sequence ATGGAGCAACGCTACTCTTTAACCTATACCAAAGATAAAGAGTTGTCTTTTACTCTTCCAGAGGACGTTGTAGTGCAGCAGATGAAAAGTCGCAGCGGGGTGATTGCCAAAAGCCCGGAGGCTATTTGTCGAGCTGTCAGCAGTGCTCTGAATGCTCCATGCGGTAAATCGCTAGAAGAAGTTTTGGAAGAAAAAGGAGCTCCATTACTCTTAATTGTAGATGATCATACTCGTAGTACGCCTGTAAAAGAAGTTTTAGATGTTCTTGTTCCTCGTCTAGAACAGTGTGGTCTAAAAGACTCTGATATAAGCATTATTACGGCCAATGGAACACATAGAGAAATGATTCCGGAGGAAGTTGATGGGAAGTTAGGGGAGTACGGAAAACGTTTTAAGGTATATCAACATAACTGTTACGCCTCAGAGTCTTTAGAAAGTTATGGAGATCTTGATGGTATTCCTGTACTTTTGAACAAACACCTCAAAGAAGCTAGGACCATTCTTGCTGTAGGTTCTACAGTTCCTCATCGCTTTTGTGGATGGTCTGGTGGTGGAAAGATTATTACCCCAGGGCTGAGTGGGTATGAAACTATATTCCAGACACACTGCCGAGCCCTTCTTCGTGAGCAGATTGCGCCAGGCATGTATCCGAACTGGTTCCGCACTTTTATAGACGAAGTGGGACGAAGAGCTGGCTTAAGCTTTGTTGTGAATTTTGTTTCGGGAGCGGAGGGGTATTACGGAGTAGTGGCAGGAACTCCTGATAGTACTCTTATGGAAGGGATACGTATTGGCATGGAATACTCCTGCCAGGAGTTTGACGAACGATTCGACGTAGCTATTATCTCTTCTTACCCAGCTAGTCAAGATTTGTGGCAAAGCGGGAAAGGGTTTTATATTGGAGAGCATTTGGTGCCTGACGGGGGAGTAATTATTCTGGCTTCTCCTCTGATCGATGGTACAGGTGATCATCCAGAGTTTGCATCAGCTCTCCGTATGTCTGTGAAAGAGATAGAAAGTCTTCTCGCAGATAGAAAAGTATCAGATCCTTTGGGGGTATCAGCTTCTTGTGCTATTCGAAAAATTATGGAAACAAAGACCCTCGTACTTGTCACAGATAACTGCCACGTGAAGAAGGAAGTGGAGGAGATTTCTGGTATTCCTGTCTGTTCTTCCATCGGTGATGCTCTTCAGTTGGTACAATCCAAAAAGATGCGTCGAGTGGCTCTTGTTCAGGATTTGTACGTGTTACCTCTGGAACGTAAAAAGTAA
- a CDS encoding ABC transporter substrate-binding protein: protein MKRSVRLIAALLLVFCLSGSALAADTIRIALVAPFTGLGSILGDFIKKGAQLAVDEINAKGGIDGKQIEMLVYDDQANPSTAMNVVRKVINDDVVAIFGPNMSSAVLGVHSLAKQSKIPMLVAATSPNLDYSKTKNDYLFRLRANDDARVSAIVKYVVEKLDVKKPGIIYGTTDYCTAALAVAEREFKKYGIEVVAKEQMKEGDKDATGQLLKLKNSGFDCLVGFTHEPEAAICITQARQLQLDVPLIGFSAWSAPVVKDLAGDAMVGVYAAMGFDENDPSQAVQNFVKNYSAKWDNESPTDPGQAYYDGIYLFAKVVEAAKSTDGPALIKALNEVQIDGVQGMMKCDENHNFTNYTFIARYNGSIWEKQ, encoded by the coding sequence ATGAAACGCAGTGTACGGTTAATCGCAGCTCTTTTACTTGTTTTCTGCCTTTCTGGATCTGCCCTTGCTGCAGATACAATTCGGATAGCCCTTGTGGCTCCTTTTACGGGTCTGGGTTCCATCCTGGGAGATTTTATTAAAAAGGGTGCTCAGCTAGCTGTTGACGAAATCAACGCCAAAGGCGGCATTGATGGGAAACAGATCGAGATGCTTGTGTACGATGACCAGGCTAACCCCAGCACCGCTATGAACGTTGTGCGGAAGGTCATTAATGACGATGTGGTAGCTATTTTCGGGCCCAATATGAGTAGTGCTGTTCTCGGTGTCCACTCACTTGCGAAACAGTCCAAAATACCCATGTTGGTAGCCGCCACATCGCCAAACTTGGATTATAGCAAAACTAAAAACGATTATCTATTCCGCTTGAGAGCAAACGACGACGCAAGAGTTTCAGCCATTGTGAAGTACGTTGTTGAGAAGCTTGATGTGAAAAAACCCGGAATTATTTACGGTACCACTGACTATTGTACAGCAGCTTTGGCAGTAGCAGAAAGAGAGTTTAAGAAATATGGCATCGAAGTTGTGGCAAAAGAGCAGATGAAAGAAGGAGACAAAGACGCTACAGGTCAGCTTCTTAAGCTGAAGAACTCCGGATTCGATTGTCTCGTTGGCTTTACACATGAGCCAGAAGCAGCCATCTGCATCACTCAGGCTCGGCAGCTCCAGCTTGACGTACCTCTTATTGGTTTCTCTGCTTGGAGTGCTCCTGTCGTAAAGGATCTTGCCGGAGACGCTATGGTTGGCGTATATGCTGCTATGGGCTTTGACGAGAATGATCCTTCCCAGGCAGTCCAGAATTTCGTGAAAAATTATAGCGCAAAGTGGGATAACGAATCTCCTACAGATCCTGGTCAGGCTTATTATGATGGTATCTATCTCTTTGCAAAAGTTGTTGAAGCAGCAAAGAGCACTGATGGCCCGGCTTTGATCAAAGCTCTGAACGAAGTTCAGATTGATGGCGTACAGGGCATGATGAAGTGTGACGAGAATCATAACTTCACTAACTATACATTTATAGCACGTTATAACGGATCTATCTGGGAAAAACAATAG
- a CDS encoding TIM barrel protein, protein MRFAFMIITPDVQGSQVTGVRGPFEDLFPRLKELGYQGVEVMLKNPFNVDFDQIYSLSKKYDLPVCSLCTGEMYGEDKISLGDPDLAVRREALKRFKALVEAAALLNTHVSIGRARGRFVDGVPKEDTLRWVQDGLRDVAELNRDVHLLLEPINRYYENFIISTQDGVDFVKDLNVVNVRLMLDYMHLVIEEENATESVALAAPYLDHVHVCDSDRKPLGQGNLDLAPFFAALMKVGYKGYISSEAFPSDDEERDLRETIDEMNRFSREGCSLLGEEKECSESQKKEMPNAILIDKKDNVLTTFREIQEGEVLVARDFDGTLVAEEKIPKGFKVAITAIPKGATVYKYGKTIGTATSDIGAGAMVHVHNIRSHRGKESKVD, encoded by the coding sequence ATGCGTTTTGCGTTTATGATTATTACTCCAGACGTTCAGGGAAGTCAGGTTACAGGAGTTCGGGGTCCTTTTGAAGACCTTTTCCCAAGGTTAAAGGAGTTAGGGTACCAGGGTGTAGAGGTGATGTTAAAAAATCCTTTCAATGTGGATTTTGATCAGATTTATAGCCTCTCTAAAAAATATGATTTGCCTGTCTGCTCTTTATGTACTGGAGAAATGTACGGAGAAGACAAAATCTCTTTGGGAGACCCTGATCTTGCAGTAAGACGAGAAGCCCTTAAGCGATTCAAGGCTTTAGTGGAGGCGGCAGCTCTTCTGAATACGCATGTGAGTATAGGAAGAGCGCGGGGGCGATTTGTTGATGGGGTTCCCAAAGAAGATACTCTGAGGTGGGTTCAAGATGGGCTTAGGGACGTTGCGGAACTGAACAGGGATGTTCACCTTTTGCTTGAACCTATTAACCGGTACTATGAAAATTTCATTATATCTACTCAGGATGGCGTGGATTTCGTTAAAGACCTGAATGTTGTCAACGTTCGTCTTATGCTCGATTATATGCATCTTGTTATAGAGGAAGAGAACGCAACAGAGAGCGTTGCTCTTGCAGCTCCGTATCTGGATCATGTTCATGTGTGTGATTCTGATAGGAAACCTTTAGGTCAAGGGAATCTGGATCTTGCTCCGTTTTTTGCGGCGTTGATGAAGGTCGGCTATAAAGGCTATATATCATCTGAAGCCTTTCCTTCAGACGATGAAGAGAGAGATCTTCGAGAGACAATAGATGAAATGAACCGTTTTTCTCGGGAAGGTTGTAGCCTTCTTGGAGAGGAAAAAGAGTGCAGCGAATCTCAAAAAAAAGAAATGCCGAACGCCATTCTTATCGACAAGAAAGACAATGTACTAACTACTTTTCGCGAGATTCAAGAAGGAGAGGTTCTCGTCGCTCGAGACTTTGACGGAACGCTGGTTGCTGAAGAAAAGATACCGAAAGGGTTTAAAGTCGCCATAACTGCTATTCCTAAGGGTGCAACTGTTTATAAGTATGGAAAAACTATCGGGACAGCTACATCTGATATTGGTGCTGGAGCCATGGTTCATGTTCACAATATCCGTAGTCACCGTGGGAAGGAATCGAAGGTGGATTAG
- a CDS encoding branched-chain amino acid ABC transporter permease, with the protein MNLSDVVQNLVSGMSIGCTYGLIGLGVVFLWQSIERINFANISSAMLSAYLFYTFYSSLKLGFVLSFVFSIALLALYGLMLRYLIYEPIIRRGGARMEFVVATLMVCTFWLTVIIVIYGGLPKPFPPVFGSSADLVEVGSVRLPKFYFYIFAVVLFLMAFLHFLLRKTLVGKIFRATAQNGTAAQLMGVNVNLSRSLAFMLSTMVVGIAGILLAPVYFVSLELGGGSIGVKGFASAVMGGLMDPYGTLLGGVVLGIIENFSTLFISSTYKDVISFCILVLVLIVRPSGVFNWTGNRDK; encoded by the coding sequence ATGAACCTGAGCGATGTGGTTCAAAACTTAGTTAGCGGCATGTCCATAGGTTGTACATACGGACTCATAGGTTTGGGAGTTGTATTCCTGTGGCAGAGTATTGAACGGATTAACTTTGCGAATATTAGCTCAGCTATGTTGAGCGCCTATCTTTTTTATACGTTCTACTCAAGTTTAAAGTTGGGATTCGTACTATCCTTTGTCTTTTCAATAGCCCTTCTGGCTCTATACGGCTTGATGTTGCGTTATCTTATTTATGAACCCATCATCCGTCGAGGTGGAGCTAGAATGGAGTTTGTTGTGGCGACCTTGATGGTGTGTACTTTCTGGTTGACAGTCATCATTGTCATTTATGGGGGATTGCCCAAGCCATTCCCGCCAGTTTTCGGGTCTTCTGCGGATTTGGTTGAGGTCGGTAGCGTTCGTTTGCCGAAGTTCTATTTCTATATTTTTGCCGTGGTTCTTTTCCTGATGGCTTTCCTTCACTTCCTATTGAGAAAAACTTTAGTGGGGAAAATTTTCAGAGCTACTGCTCAGAACGGAACTGCCGCCCAACTCATGGGAGTTAACGTCAATCTTTCGAGATCTCTAGCATTTATGCTTTCTACCATGGTTGTTGGTATTGCCGGGATTCTTCTGGCTCCAGTCTATTTCGTTTCCCTGGAGTTGGGAGGCGGGAGCATTGGTGTTAAAGGTTTTGCCTCGGCAGTTATGGGAGGATTGATGGATCCCTATGGCACCCTTTTAGGTGGAGTTGTTTTGGGCATTATAGAAAACTTCTCAACCCTGTTTATCTCTTCAACGTACAAAGATGTCATCTCTTTCTGTATCCTCGTTCTTGTTCTCATAGTAAGGCCCAGTGGAGTCTTTAACTGGACTGGTAACAGGGATAAGTAG
- a CDS encoding UxaA family hydrolase: MGDKNKTLKGYMRKNGTVGIRNHILVLPLVVCANSVVEEMGRRYPDAITVPHPYGCTFDPSSNKEITDIFVGLGRNPNFGAVLLVSLGCETIKLHEVYEGIRLSGKPVGVVSIQKEGGTGRAIEKADAIVREFMALLEKDVKVDVPLSSLIVGTECGASDSYSGLSANPVVGHACDHFVDSGATVFLTEVTEFLGAEDILAQRCVSAKVAENLMEYVRETEGFMAQVGHSEIADIAPGNIAGGLSTLEEKSLGCIRKGGTRPIQEVVPHGGCPRGRGLVVMDAPGHDVESMVAMAAGGANLIFFTTGRGTPTGCPGVPVIKVSSNTTTYNNMRDNIDFNAGPVIDAGKSISELGNDLFNLAVAVANGTQTCSERWRCREFAIRRKGVKAYIL; this comes from the coding sequence ATGGGAGATAAAAATAAAACCCTAAAGGGATATATGCGAAAAAATGGGACGGTGGGTATTCGTAACCATATTCTTGTTCTCCCTCTCGTTGTTTGTGCCAATTCGGTAGTTGAGGAGATGGGAAGAAGATATCCTGATGCTATCACTGTTCCCCATCCATACGGCTGTACTTTCGATCCATCAAGCAATAAGGAGATCACAGACATTTTTGTAGGATTAGGCAGAAATCCTAACTTCGGTGCCGTCCTTCTTGTCAGTTTAGGGTGCGAAACCATCAAACTGCATGAGGTATACGAAGGCATTCGTCTTTCTGGGAAACCAGTAGGAGTTGTTTCAATCCAGAAAGAAGGGGGCACAGGCCGAGCTATTGAGAAAGCTGATGCTATAGTGCGAGAGTTTATGGCCCTTCTTGAAAAAGACGTGAAGGTAGATGTTCCTCTATCCTCCCTTATTGTTGGGACAGAATGTGGTGCTTCCGATAGTTATTCAGGTCTTTCTGCTAATCCAGTTGTAGGGCATGCTTGTGATCACTTTGTAGATAGTGGCGCAACAGTTTTTCTTACAGAAGTTACAGAATTCCTTGGCGCTGAAGATATATTGGCCCAGCGATGTGTCTCTGCAAAAGTGGCGGAGAACCTTATGGAGTATGTTCGCGAGACAGAGGGTTTTATGGCTCAAGTTGGTCATAGCGAAATAGCAGATATAGCTCCTGGCAATATTGCAGGAGGTCTGAGCACTCTGGAAGAAAAATCTTTGGGATGTATTCGAAAAGGTGGAACGCGCCCCATACAGGAAGTTGTTCCTCACGGTGGATGCCCTAGAGGAAGAGGCCTTGTCGTGATGGATGCACCAGGTCACGACGTAGAATCTATGGTTGCTATGGCAGCCGGAGGAGCGAATCTCATATTCTTTACCACTGGCCGGGGAACTCCTACTGGATGTCCTGGTGTCCCGGTTATTAAAGTTTCGAGTAATACAACTACCTACAATAATATGCGAGATAACATAGATTTCAACGCTGGCCCTGTTATTGATGCAGGGAAAAGCATTTCCGAGCTTGGCAATGATCTTTTCAACCTAGCTGTAGCTGTAGCTAATGGGACTCAAACGTGTTCAGAGAGATGGCGTTGCCGGGAATTTGCCATTAGGAGAAAGGGCGTTAAAGCCTATATTCTTTAG